The genomic window TACAGCTATTCAGATTCACAAAGGAGAGCTGGAAGAAGGTCTTTTGAGTGGACTCTGGTCAACGAACAACACACGATGAGCTCTGTGGATTTTATGAATCTCTGCCTGATGCCAGATGGAAGGACTTAAAACCCCTGAATTGTGTCACCTTGGCATCAGACAACCCCTTTCGATCCGGACCTCCCATATATAAGAGTAGACATTTCGACTGCCTGGCACCATAACACCCAAAAATAGTCCGGCAAAATGCCACCAAGCTGATCAAAATATGCCACATACCAATTCGTCCTGTCCCTTCACCCCAGAGGGAACAAATGATTCTATATGACCACCAAAACACCGCTATTATACAATTTCCATTGGGAGGAGAGAATACCCTTGCGCTATGCATAAACCCGTCCGCCACCCTAGGTACCACCCCTGGCCGAGTTTTTCCCACATTCATCTTCGTACACATCACCCTCGAGCCCTCCGTAAGCTGAATTTACATATAGCAACCGCGAGGTGGGCCGGGCACCAAGTTTCGAGGCAAGTCTGCTGCGATCTCGGGTCGATCAAAGAAGAGGTTTATCGTCGGCGAAGCTCACAGGGGCTCCCGTAGATGCCATCGAGTCATCTCGTTTATTTTCGTAGGAAGTGCGATCACGATCAACATGGTCCTGCTTTAAAGgttctcgagctccttgTGTTGCGGTTGGCTTGTGGGGAAGAATGTGCGCCGGGTGATCTACAACACAATTAGTTCAACCTTCTTGAGGTAGAAATCGGAACACAAGGAAGACTTACCGCCCAGAGACCAGCCACCGAGGCCACGAGACCACCCGAAATCATCATTGGCCGGAGACCCCTTGTGCTCTTGAAAATCGCGCCGCTGATGCCACCCGCTAGAATCATGTTGGCAGCATCGTGCTTCCCCCTGACGTAGCCAATGTATGAGTTGACGCAGTTGTACACAATAGCCACCACACCCGCCGAGTTGCCCAAGAAAGGTCCTCTCCTGGTGATCGAGTTGAGCACCGTGTTCAACCGCAGCTTTGGCGGCTGGTCGGCCGACCTCCTCAATCCTTCTTGCAGACCCCAAGCACCTCCTAATGTCAGACCTGCCAGGTAGGTCACACCGGTGCCGTAGCAGAGATCGTCTGTGAAGCCGCGGGATGGCAGTACCGACTGGCCACCGGGGAGGTCTGTGAGGGCAGAGTCTTCGAGGCTGAGGTAGTCGAGTGTGTCCTTGTCTATGCCAGCGAAGGCATGTAGTTGTGTTGGGTCGGCGAAAGAAGAGGTGCCGAGGAACTGCTCAACACCCTGGGCCTGGGTTGGGTCGAagggagctggggaggaggcatagccggtgctggtgggtggtgactgtgtggtgggtggcGGCGCAGTcgatgagggggtttgtgacGAGGACTTCTTGCCCGTCAGGGTATCCCAGAGAGACAttttggcggcggaggggtaAACCGGACCGAGAGGTGACAAAGATAGAAGCCGAATTGGATGGAGCGGGTGCTGTACGACGGGGTGGGCGTCTACACGGCGGGTTCGCAAGACGGGATTTGGTGCGCTGAGGTCTGAGTGGGAGAGAGCTGCCGGGTCTGGGGGTCACGTCGGCGGCGATCGATAAGCAgtcaaagccaaaaaaaattTACCGGCCATGAGGATGGCCCGTGCACTGGTTCGGGCTTGGCACCCGTGTAGAGATCTACGCAACTACCGCTGGAAGACGTAAGACAATATGTATGTTGAAGTAGGTAGTGCGAATTACGTTCTTCTATGCCGCTGGTCAACTAGATGATAAATATGAACTTGAAACTTGGAGAGTCCCCTTCAACTCAGTGTTGTAAGCGTTGTAAGCTGTATTAGCTCTCCCATAATGACGGCAGCCAAGACCCAGGTGAGCAAGGTGAGGGTGCTTGTAATTCACGGTGAGCCGTGACAACCCTATCCCCGTACAACACCCAAAATTTCTCCCTTTTCTGGCTGTCGCATATTCAAGTCCAGGATATACTCATTTGAGCTTACTGAGAAGAGAGCTATATGCCGGCGATTTGAGGCTCTTGCAGTTCTACAATCTTTTATTCTCACCACTTTTGTTGGGAATCCCATCATCGCACCTTCTCTGAGCTTTCATATTTCACTACCCCTCCTTCTTTGATAAATTTATCAAGACCCTGCCAAGCATGGAGGGGCAGACCTCAGACGGCAGCATCGATGCACTCATTTCTGGACTCGGCCCGGAAATCTTTGAAAATGCAAACACCATCTCAAAATGGCTGTTGAGTCGGCCTGAAGAAACCAGACCCCAGTATGTTCACGTACCTGTATCTCACCCACATAGGCAATTCATTTCACTAACAATTGCACTCTCAACAGGCTGGCCGAGGCCCTTTTCCAGAAACTCTTCCAGGATGCCTCACAGGCTCGCCAACATCATGGAAATGGTCACGCCTGTGTCAGGCTGTGCAGCTTTGTTCAGCAATGCTTCAAGTCTAGCGACCAGACCTTGAAGAAGTGGTCCACCACAGAGGCTCTCACTTTGgagctcttcctcttctACTTGGAGTGGTACGAACACGATCCTCACAGGGCCCTGCGCCTGATTCTGGATGTGCTTGTAGCGGCTTGCACCGACAACCCTTGCCCCGAGACAGGACGGGCCATCAAGGGACGCGTGCTGGAAACGCTCGTCCAAATCATCACTCGAAAATATCCCAAGCAACTGACAAAATCAGGACTTCAATGTCTTGAGCATCTCCTCAGCAAGCGCGTGGTCTCATTAGACGACATAGCTTTGACCTACAAACAGGTAGAGCCAGCAGTGGCTTCTCTGCCGAGTCTTGAGCTCTGGAAATCATTCGTCTTCCATCTGTTTTCCTGGATGGAACTTACCTATGTTTGCCCTCTGGCCGGAAAATGCATCGTTCATGTTTTCCGCTGTCTAGACAGCGCTGCGGCACTGGATCCCACCACAGGGTTCGACGTTGAGTTATGGCGGCAATGGTTACAAGATGCCCTTGTTCAGAATCCAGAGATTTTGGAAGACATCAAAAACTATGTGCTGGTGGCCATCTTCAAGACTGATAAAGCTGCGGCTTTGAGACTGTTACATGTTttcaacaagcagcagctCTCTAACAACCAGCAAGGATCCGATCAGGGTATTTTACTTCAGCTGGCTACGTTGGACCTGGGCAAGAAGACTGGTCTGGTGGACGAGCCCGCCAGCCAGCCTGAGGAGTCAAAACACCTTGCATTGGATTCGAAAGTTTTGGGGACACTGCTTGGCCATCCCACCATTTCGGTGAGATGTAGCGCTCTGTCCCTGGTGGTCTCATCTcaggccaccaccaagcctcTTTCAGAGGATGCCTTCAGCCTGTTAAGGACATACCTGGCCGCCTTTCAGGCGGACTACGATGCCAAAGTCCGTAACGAGGTCCTTGGACTCACCAAGAATCTGCTGAAGCGTGTAAAGAGCATCATCACCGTTGCTCGACGAAGTTTGGCCGATTTTGCAAACCGGGAATCCCAACTCGCCGCTGGCGGTAATGCCGAGCCACctctgaagaagaagaaggcgggtCCTGAAGCTGCTCTGAGGGATGCTTCCGAAGCGAAATCCGTTCTTACATCGCACCAAAACTTCCTAGAGTGGTATGTAGGCTTTCTCAGAGACGAGCTGATACCTACGGCGTCCTACCAGCGCCATATTACTGCTGTGAAAGCTGCTCTTTTGGCCGTCAGAGTTGGAAAGCACGCCGCTGCTACAGACGATactgttgatgaggatgtgaTCCGATTAATCGCTAATGATCCTACCTGGACTCGTCTTCTTTTCGATCTTCTGTTGGATCCCTTCGACGACGTCCGAGAGGCTGCTTCGACACTCTTGAGTTTGATACCACAAGAACTGATAGCTAGACCTGTGGCCCAATCACGGAGTTCAGAAACGCTCCTCGACATCCTTCGGAGCTTCTGTGGACGGGCTAATGCGTTGGCTGACAGAACTGGGCGAGCTGACCATGGTGATGGAGCCGCTCGGGCACAGGGTCTTTCAGGCAGCTGGCTGAATGCCCAACAGCTGCAGATTCAGTACCTGGCAGAAATTATCAGTGGTATTGAAGCCAAGATTTCCAAAGCGGAACAAGATTTAGGACATGCGGCAATCGAGAGCCCTGTTCATGCCGATTTTGCAGCAATTAGGCAAGTCAACGAACATGACGAAGCCAGGGCGTTGTACTGACATGTCTATTCAGCTATGTCTGGCAGGTGCTCGCCAAGCAAACTTACGCTGAAACCGAGTTAGAAGCCCTCCGCCAACTTCAAGAGCGGATATTTGGTGGAGCGCAACGGATATGGCTGGCAGTCAAACATGTTCTTTGTGATGACTCCCCGGAAGGCCATTTGCCCGAAGAAATGGAAGACATTGAAGGCCTGGACACCAAGGACCTTCTTAGCTACAGCTTCCGCGCGGTCCACGAGTCTAGGTACGGTCATCTTGCCCTGCGTGCAAACCCTGCTAACCGTTCCTAGTAACCTCTTGCGCCTCATCATGGGGACCTTACGGTTGAAGGCAGTGGCCGGTgtgccttttcctcctctaGAGGTGTTCAAAAAGACAGGTTACCTGACTTTTGAACAACTGGCTCAGCTGAGACATCGTGGTGCCTTCTCTACAGTCTCGTATACTTTTACGAACTGTTGCCAACTCACCCAAAATCTGAAGACTGTGTACCCTAACGCTGATAAAGAGGCTGATCTGCTTCGTGACTGGTACAAGGTAAGTAATCAAGTTTTGTTGTCGAAAGAATGGCTGCTGATCTGTCTACTTAAGGGGGCAGTAGAGTGCATCATGACCCAAGCATCGACGACTCGCCGGTCGGCAGGCATTCCATCTCTTATTGCCGCTGTTCTGTCGGCGAAtgcctcttctccatctttcGACGAAGTCTACGGCAACCTCGAGCAAATTGGAAAGAAACCCGTAACGCAAGCTGAGACTGATGGCTCCAACCTTCCGCAAGTTCACGCCCTCAACTGCCTGAGAGAAATCTTCAGGAGTTCGCTTCTCAGTAAGCGCGCCGAGGGTTACTTGGCCAGAACGCTGCATCTTGCTTCAACCAGTCTGAAGTCTGAAGTGTAAGTTCGTCGAAATAGGCCGTGAATATGAAGATAGCAAAACTGACAAGAGGTTAGCTGGGCAATCCGCAACTgtggccttctccttctgaGAGCGCTCATAGATTGTCTGCTCGGCACCGGCGAGAGTAAGGCCATCATCGAATCTGGTTGGGACGGCAACTCTGTTCGTATCTCGTACAACAAGTATCCGGAACTACCAGATATCattctcggccttcttgaagCAGACGATGTCGACGCGGGGCTGGCCAACTCTGCCGCTGCGGAAGCGGTATTCCCCGCTCTTGACATCATTCGTCGTGCTGGCCCTCCAGAGGAGCACAGAGGCGAGCTGCGGAAGCGCATTGAAAACTATCTTGGCAGCAAGGTTTGGCACGTTCGTGAGATTGCTGCCAGAACCCtctgctccttcttgttgaGAGAGGATTGGGTGTCTGAGATTGGCAAGCTTCTTGAGCAAGCCGGCACTTCGTCCAATCGGCTCCATGGCGCTCTTCTCACAGCGAGATTTGTTATTGAACGCAAGTCAGACTTGGGCAGTGACCTAAAGACAGAAAATGCTTGGGCAGAGTCTCTTGTGGAGATTCTTGCTACCAAAAGCGAGGTCTTTGGACGCTGCCCAGAGGTGGAAGCGGGTTATCTTGAGATTCTCAACCTGCTCATCAAGCTTCAATGTCTGACCACAGACAAGCTGACTTCCACTCTCCAGATCTCAACCAAGACCGGGAGCCCAGCTTCGGcgctgttggagatggagattgCTCTCGGACTAGTTCACGAAACAGCTTCGTCCGGTGACGTTGCCGGTCTCCGCAACTACCTTGTCGAGCTGCTAGCTAGAGATGTCAACGTCGCCAGCCGAATGCTCGAAGCCATTCCAGCTGCCTTCTCCCAGGCGCAGGATGACAACTCCAGGGTCCGGTCAGAGATTTGCCAGTTGTATGTTGAGGTCTGCAGCACTTCACCTGCCCCTGAGGTCCGCGCGGTGTCACTCGCCAACCTCGGGGCACTGATGTCGGCCATGCTCTCCAACGGTCATGCTTCCGAATTGCCCTCCCTGTCCCAGCTCGACACCCTCTGGTCAGACCTCACAAAGTGGTCCATCAACCCAGAGCTATCTTGGGCCATCACCGAAACAAGCGGCATAATAATGGCTATTCTCGCCTCTTGCCACAGAGACAACCTCCCAGACTTGGACCAAAGACTCCGTAACTGGGGTGCTCTGATTTCAGATTCTCTGCACGTCGACAATGTAagtcccctttcccccatcccctttcTCATCACCCACTAACTGTGTGCCCCAAAGTCATTCGACACCCGCCACGCCGCCGCTTTCTCTCTGCatacctttttttccctcatCCCCGCTCCCCTTTTCCGAACCGCGTACCTGCCGGCCTTTTCAGCCCTCTACACAGCCCTaacagacgacgacgacgaaatCCGCGAGGTTGCCGCGCTCGCGGTGTCCAGTCTCACGGCCCAACCGGCAACAGCAAACATCTCGTCCAAAACCCTTGttacctccctcctcccttctcacCTCCCCACTCCAGAGTTTTTTTCCCTTGCCATCTCCCATTTAACCTCTGGTAACGTCCCAGCGGAAACAAAACTCGGCAAGGCgctcgactttgacgacgcGTTATTCGCAGCAGAGGAGCAGAATTTGTTTGTTGACGAGGTTAGAGAGgcgagggagtggaggaaggggttggtgggtgctattgaggctaACAAAaatggggagagggttttGAAAGAGTGGAAGGAGTGGACTGTGCAGGGGCtgaaggcggtggtgaaggtgatgaaggaaaaaagagaggatgGGCCGTTGGGGTGGACGAGCGATCAAAAGgtttttgctgttgtggcTCGGGTTTTGATCTCTGCGAGGGGGGTGCtggctgttgatgagggggaggaggtggaggtgttgttgggtgaggtggtcgagatggggagggggggtttgttgcatgggggtttggtggggttggccttggaggaggtttgagTGTAGAGCAACAATcgaggagaaaaaaagggggttagTGAAATCAAGATGTTCTTTTTGACAGATTGATAAGTTTCTACACAGACAACAAACCTACACACAGTGAGAACTCCCTCGGAAATATATGTAAATATGTATGTACGGGCTGTATGTATAATGTATTCCATCTATTTATTAACCcgcccatcccatcccatcccgctTACTACACCCCTAACCCTGTTACAAAACACATACACACaacgctcctcctcctcctcctcctcctcctcctcctcctcctcctcctcatcctccttatcctcctcatcctcctcatcctcctcatcctcctcctccccatccccatccccaacctcctcctttgccttttcctcccttgATTTCCCCCAGAAAAAAACCTTTTTGATGATGCGCCAACCACCTAGCTCAACATAAAAAACAAgcaaaacaaaccaaaaaatCTAAAATCAACGCCGCCAATCCACCATCGACATGCAAGGTatgccccccttcccccaatcAAACATCTAAACCTCACACGCACAAACAAAGCCCATGCCATCCGCTGTAAACTCAAAAACtcaagacagagagagaacaGGATAATGAacaactttttttcttcttcaacaaccccctctcagACTAGAGAAAAAATCACTTCATACTCtgcctcccccccttcttccccctcgtAGCATTAGCAACCGGCTCAGCCACCACCtcagccaccaccgcagcagcagcagcagcctccttcttcttggtcggcttcctcgacctcgccggcggcggctctAGACTGTGCAAGTGCCCAATCTCTTCCATCGCCGTCGTGTTCGTCCAGTTCAGACACCTATActttggcttctcctcctcctcctcctcctcctcctcctcaaccggCGCGGCAGGAACCGAGTGCCTGACCCGTGTGCTCCTCTTTCCCTTGTGAGGTTCCGGAGACACCTCCTTGACAGAGGCggtctcctcttctttcttttctgtggCGCCATTGGTGACAGACTCCTCTGTTGGGGCGGCGGGAGCGGCGGGGGTGTCGTCGATGCCGAGGTATTTCCTCCTGTTGACCATGTTTTTCGCAATCTTGTCGCGGTAGTTGACCAGTTCCTTGCGGAGCTTCAGCTCGTTGACGCCGCGGGGGTCGAGCCAGGTGAGAAGCTTGTCgacgtcctcctcccggTCGTAGTAGCCCCACTGATGGGCGTTGAAGACGCTGGTCTTGCCTTCTTCGAGCTTCTTCCGCTCTGGGACCGTCATCTCAAACTTGGCCTTGTACTCCTCCTGATACTCCTCCTTCGTGTCGATgtaaccctccctctccagctcatccGGCCCCTGCACCCAAATGCAACCGTTGGCGTACTCCGCCTCGGCTGTCGAGCTGTCTGGCAGACCACCATACGGCATGCCGTTTCTCTCGAACCAGTAGTATCGGTTCCAAAACCTGTCCTTGCCCAGGACTCTGGTTCTGGGACAGTCGGCTTCTCGGAGGTcattgtcgatgatggcaaTCTCCTTTTCGCACTCGGCAAtgtcgtcctccttcttttgaATGTCTCTGAGGACCTTGGTGAACTGTTTGGACTGCTTAGGGACCTTGGCGGcggcctcggccttttcCTTGCGCTCGGCTTCCTTTTCGGCTTTGCGCTTGCGCTCAACGGCACGGTCGTGCCCCCGCCGGAGCTTCCGGCCATCCTCTTCAGAGTCTGGAATCTCATCAGATGTGTGGTTAGCTTGGAGGTCATCAACATCAGTCATCTTGACGTCTCCATTTGTGATGGCGACCTTGGTAGGCTCCAGAGGTGGGCTTGGCGGGAGGTTATCTGGAAGGAGGATCTTGCGCTGATCATTCAGGCTCTTCAACTCCTCGATTCTGCAAAGATGTTAGTGATCCAGTCTCCATGTCAGACATCTCCGGACCACTCACAGTtgtttcctcttcctctgccaCTCAATCTTTTCCTTCCGGTAGGCAGTCATGGTCTCGCTGCAGTCCTCCATGTACCCACGGATGGCCCTCGTCTCAGCAGTCAGCATGCAAATAATCTGCAGCGCCTGCACCCGATAGTTGACATCAAGTGTGGCATATTTCCGCCGAACCGTCTCCCGGCTGGGCTCGATGTCGACTGGAACCAACTGCTCCAAGAGCTCTTCACAGCTAGCTTTGAGCCGCTCGTTCTTAGACAGCTGGTGCAAAAGCCCCACCATGATGAGCTCCCAGCCGCCATCCTTGAAGCTGCGTTTCCTCAGCTGCTCGATCCAGTCAAAGCCCTGAAGCACCTCTTCGGCACGGTGCCCCGGCGCATCTTCCATGTCCGCCTCCTCTTGCTCTGCCGCCGCGAGTTCTGCCGCAAGCCGCTCCGCCTCCAACTTGGCCATGCTGCTTCTGGTGGCCCGCCCGGATGGCTGGGGCTCTGGTTCCGGAGTCGGTGCCGCACTCTCTTCcggctcctcttcttcttcctcctcttcgagCTCTGGGAGCTGGATCTGGACTTTGccaccctccgcctcagAGCTCACCAAGATCTTGAGGACGGAGCAGTGAATCTCTGTGAAAAGCTCGACTGGCACCTCTTCCGAGGCAACAAGCATGGCTTCCACATAGTCATCAAATGTGAAGGAGTCGAGCTTGAAAATTTCGCAGTACACGTTCAGAGTGTCCCAAGTCTCCAACAACGGGCCAACGCTCTTCATGAGAATCTTCTCGCTGAAGGGAGATTTGGACTCGGCATCCACTTCGACGGGCGCGTCTTTGCACATAAACTTTAGTTGTGGCCTCACATGGCCCCTGAGGTTCAGCTGCAGGTCCTCGATGGGATactttggtggaggtgggggcggtggcggctCGGGCGTTTGCGGTACCATTGGTGGTGGAATCTGACCGCGGAAGGATATCGGAAACTGGAACGGATTCCCAGGA from Podospora pseudoanserina strain CBS 124.78 chromosome 7 map unlocalized CBS124.78p_7.2, whole genome shotgun sequence includes these protein-coding regions:
- the TIM23 gene encoding Mitochondrial import inner membrane translocase subunit tim23 (BUSCO:EOG09264NC7; COG:U; EggNog:ENOG503NW8D), with product MSLWDTLTGKKSSSQTPSSTAPPPTTQSPPTSTGYASSPAPFDPTQAQGVEQFLGTSSFADPTQLHAFAGIDKDTLDYLSLEDSALTDLPGGQSVLPSRGFTDDLCYGTGVTYLAGLTLGGAWGLQEGLRRSADQPPKLRLNTVLNSITRRGPFLGNSAGVVAIVYNCVNSYIGYVRGKHDAANMILAGGISGAIFKSTRGLRPMMISGGLVASVAGLWAITRRTFFPTSQPQHKELENL
- a CDS encoding uncharacterized protein (COG:D; EggNog:ENOG503NXN0; BUSCO:EOG09260OZU), with amino-acid sequence MEGQTSDGSIDALISGLGPEIFENANTISKWLLSRPEETRPQLAEALFQKLFQDASQARQHHGNGHACVRLCSFVQQCFKSSDQTLKKWSTTEALTLELFLFYLEWYEHDPHRALRLILDVLVAACTDNPCPETGRAIKGRVLETLVQIITRKYPKQLTKSGLQCLEHLLSKRVVSLDDIALTYKQVEPAVASLPSLELWKSFVFHLFSWMELTYVCPLAGKCIVHVFRCLDSAAALDPTTGFDVELWRQWLQDALVQNPEILEDIKNYVLVAIFKTDKAAALRLLHVFNKQQLSNNQQGSDQGILLQLATLDLGKKTGLVDEPASQPEESKHLALDSKVLGTLLGHPTISVRCSALSLVVSSQATTKPLSEDAFSLLRTYLAAFQADYDAKVRNEVLGLTKNLLKRVKSIITVARRSLADFANRESQLAAGGNAEPPLKKKKAGPEAALRDASEAKSVLTSHQNFLEWYVGFLRDELIPTASYQRHITAVKAALLAVRVGKHAAATDDTVDEDVIRLIANDPTWTRLLFDLLLDPFDDVREAASTLLSLIPQELIARPVAQSRSSETLLDILRSFCGRANALADRTGRADHGDGAARAQGLSGSWLNAQQLQIQYLAEIISGIEAKISKAEQDLGHAAIESPVHADFAAIRQVNEHDEARAFYVWQVLAKQTYAETELEALRQLQERIFGGAQRIWLAVKHVLCDDSPEGHLPEEMEDIEGLDTKDLLSYSFRAVHESSNLLRLIMGTLRLKAVAGVPFPPLEVFKKTGYLTFEQLAQLRHRGAFSTVSYTFTNCCQLTQNLKTVYPNADKEADLLRDWYKGAVECIMTQASTTRRSAGIPSLIAAVLSANASSPSFDEVYGNLEQIGKKPVTQAETDGSNLPQVHALNCLREIFRSSLLSKRAEGYLARTLHLASTSLKSEVWAIRNCGLLLLRALIDCLLGTGESKAIIESGWDGNSVRISYNKYPELPDIILGLLEADDVDAGLANSAAAEAVFPALDIIRRAGPPEEHRGELRKRIENYLGSKVWHVREIAARTLCSFLLREDWVSEIGKLLEQAGTSSNRLHGALLTARFVIERKSDLGSDLKTENAWAESLVEILATKSEVFGRCPEVEAGYLEILNLLIKLQCLTTDKLTSTLQISTKTGSPASALLEMEIALGLVHETASSGDVAGLRNYLVELLARDVNVASRMLEAIPAAFSQAQDDNSRVRSEICQLYVEVCSTSPAPEVRAVSLANLGALMSAMLSNGHASELPSLSQLDTLWSDLTKWSINPELSWAITETSGIIMAILASCHRDNLPDLDQRLRNWGALISDSLHVDNSFDTRHAAAFSLHTFFSLIPAPLFRTAYLPAFSALYTALTDDDDEIREVAALAVSSLTAQPATANISSKTLVTSLLPSHLPTPEFFSLAISHLTSGNVPAETKLGKALDFDDALFAAEEQNLFVDEVREAREWRKGLVGAIEANKNGERVLKEWKEWTVQGLKAVVKVMKEKREDGPLGWTSDQKVFAVVARVLISARGVLAVDEGEEVEVLLGEVVEMGRGGLLHGGLVGLALEEV
- a CDS encoding uncharacterized protein (EggNog:ENOG503NUDN; COG:B) codes for the protein MVQFKRKPVQFLPVPDIDDEQQEVWHIPQTGEVFTTYEDYLNRMDFYKQKRFICTITGHSGLSFFDALESELANAAEVDDIFPEALKGPVLRRVQFSTVSRIDTLVDQIYDEFKNDYYPGEAVLVEVIGHTEKLAGIVRDKTRFGGKMLPDGTLSKPFATYFVSLTMSPAEEAVVDDAHIFRDRKIFTKQVLRQYIKKTVTREAWNGAPWLVKDEVAEKYHIDTRVPAHLRFDTKLQERKQLQAQKRMSNHDSSLLSGSISPTGPVRLPELKPAPKSHKSKAQQAAQAERALLRAKQQAMQANGNTHEPGQFMHLPLPGNPFQFPISFRGQIPPPMVPQTPEPPPPPPPPKYPIEDLQLNLRGHVRPQLKFMCKDAPVEVDAESKSPFSEKILMKSVGPLLETWDTLNVYCEIFKLDSFTFDDYVEAMLVASEEVPVELFTEIHCSVLKILVSSEAEGGKVQIQLPELEEEEEEEEPEESAAPTPEPEPQPSGRATRSSMAKLEAERLAAELAAAEQEEADMEDAPGHRAEEVLQGFDWIEQLRKRSFKDGGWELIMVGLLHQLSKNERLKASCEELLEQLVPVDIEPSRETVRRKYATLDVNYRVQALQIICMLTAETRAIRGYMEDCSETMTAYRKEKIEWQRKRKQLIEELKSLNDQRKILLPDNLPPSPPLEPTKVAITNGDVKMTDVDDLQANHTSDEIPDSEEDGRKLRRGHDRAVERKRKAEKEAERKEKAEAAAKVPKQSKQFTKVLRDIQKKEDDIAECEKEIAIIDNDLREADCPRTRVLGKDRFWNRYYWFERNGMPYGGLPDSSTAEAEYANGCIWVQGPDELEREGYIDTKEEYQEEYKAKFEMTVPERKKLEEGKTSVFNAHQWGYYDREEDVDKLLTWLDPRGVNELKLRKELVNYRDKIAKNMVNRRKYLGIDDTPAAPAAPTEESVTNGATEKKEEETASVKEVSPEPHKGKRSTRVRHSVPAAPVEEEEEEEEEEKPKYRCLNWTNTTAMEEIGHLHSLEPPPARSRKPTKKKEAAAAAAVVAEVVAEPVANATRGKKGGRQSMK